The following proteins are encoded in a genomic region of Arthrobacter jiangjiafuii:
- a CDS encoding threonine aldolase family protein, with protein sequence MTNISPLHDISIRAFASDNYSGVHPEILDALTAANQGHQVAYGEDVYTAKLREVLTTHFGSQMRAFPVFNGTGANVTALQSLLPRWGAVICASTAHINVDENGAPERIGGMKLLQIPAPDGKLTPALIDQEAWGWGDEHRAQPLAVSITQSTELGTLYTVEEITAIAEHCHKHGMTLHMDGARLGNAAAALGVTLGAMTSEAGVDILSLGGTKNGMMYGECIVSLNPEASPGLDYLRKMNMQLASKMRFVSAQFITLYEGDLWLRSASHANAMAQRLRAAVEKIDGVELTQATESNAVFAKLPAGVADRLRSSFRFYDWDQATGEVRWMCTFDTAESDVDAFAEAIAREVAAGPQAPRGPQDPEALPIS encoded by the coding sequence GTGACCAACATTTCCCCCCTGCATGACATTTCCATCCGCGCCTTTGCCTCGGACAACTATTCCGGTGTGCATCCCGAGATTCTCGACGCGCTGACCGCCGCCAACCAGGGCCACCAGGTGGCCTACGGCGAAGACGTCTACACCGCGAAGCTCCGCGAGGTCCTGACCACGCACTTCGGCTCGCAGATGCGCGCCTTCCCGGTGTTCAACGGCACCGGTGCCAACGTGACCGCGCTGCAGTCGCTGCTGCCTCGCTGGGGCGCCGTCATCTGCGCCTCCACAGCCCACATCAATGTGGACGAAAACGGTGCACCGGAGCGGATCGGCGGCATGAAGCTGCTGCAGATCCCCGCCCCGGACGGCAAGCTCACCCCCGCACTGATCGACCAGGAGGCCTGGGGCTGGGGCGACGAGCACCGCGCGCAGCCGCTGGCCGTTTCCATCACCCAGTCCACCGAGCTGGGCACCCTCTACACGGTGGAGGAAATCACCGCCATCGCCGAGCACTGCCACAAGCACGGCATGACCCTGCACATGGACGGCGCCCGGCTGGGCAATGCCGCCGCGGCGCTGGGCGTGACCCTGGGCGCGATGACCTCCGAGGCCGGCGTCGACATCCTTTCCCTCGGCGGCACCAAGAACGGCATGATGTACGGCGAGTGCATCGTCTCGCTGAACCCGGAGGCCTCCCCCGGCCTGGATTACCTGCGCAAGATGAACATGCAGCTGGCCTCGAAGATGCGCTTTGTCTCCGCCCAGTTCATCACCCTGTACGAGGGCGATCTGTGGCTGCGTTCGGCCTCGCACGCCAATGCCATGGCACAGCGGTTGCGCGCCGCGGTGGAAAAGATCGACGGTGTTGAACTCACCCAGGCCACCGAGTCCAATGCCGTGTTCGCCAAGCTGCCGGCCGGTGTGGCCGACCGGCTGCGCTCCTCGTTCCGGTTCTATGACTGGGACCAGGCCACCGGCGAGGTGCGCTGGATGTGCACCTTCGACACGGCTGAGTCCGACGTCGACGCCTTCGCTGAAGCCATTGCGCGTGAGGTTGCCGCCGGTCCGCAGGCTCCCCGGGGCCCGCAGGATCCGGAAGCGCTGCCGATCAGCTAG
- a CDS encoding SDR family oxidoreductase codes for MSTEPAAGPSTESLTVRGRTVLVAGAGSPSGAAVCKALEAAGAKVVAVGRDAARLENTLFSLFDADLRTCDLSDPEEVSALASDLQETYGGIDGLIHLVGGWRGGGGITGQSDDDWDFLETNILRTLRNVSRSFYDQLAASDDGRLAIVSSTAVDSPTAGGAGYAAAKAGAEAWVQAIAQGFRRAQSGAKENPQPQHSAAVVLVVKALVDDAMRTAEPDRNFSTYTDVQALADAVVGLFSEDAAQLNGRRISLVPGA; via the coding sequence ATGAGCACTGAGCCGGCCGCAGGACCATCCACCGAATCCCTGACTGTCCGGGGCCGGACGGTCCTTGTGGCCGGCGCCGGCTCCCCGTCCGGGGCGGCGGTCTGCAAGGCGCTGGAGGCCGCCGGGGCGAAGGTCGTGGCCGTGGGCCGCGACGCCGCCCGGCTCGAGAACACCCTGTTTAGCCTGTTCGACGCCGATCTGCGCACCTGCGACCTGTCCGATCCCGAAGAGGTTTCAGCCCTGGCCTCCGACCTGCAGGAGACCTACGGCGGGATCGACGGGCTGATCCACCTGGTGGGCGGCTGGCGCGGCGGCGGCGGGATCACCGGGCAGAGCGATGACGACTGGGACTTCCTGGAAACCAACATCCTGCGCACCCTGCGCAATGTCAGCCGCAGCTTCTATGACCAGCTGGCAGCGTCCGACGACGGCCGGCTCGCCATTGTGTCCTCCACCGCCGTGGACTCCCCCACCGCCGGCGGCGCCGGCTATGCGGCAGCCAAGGCCGGGGCCGAGGCCTGGGTCCAAGCCATCGCGCAGGGCTTCCGCCGGGCCCAGTCCGGTGCGAAGGAAAACCCGCAGCCCCAGCATTCGGCCGCCGTCGTCCTCGTGGTGAAGGCCCTGGTGGACGATGCCATGCGGACCGCCGAACCGGACCGGAATTTCAGCACCTACACCGATGTGCAGGCCCTGGCGGACGCCGTCGTCGGGCTGTTCAGCGAGGATGCCGCGCAGCTGAACGGCCGCCGCATTTCCCTCGTGCCGGGCGCCTGA
- a CDS encoding DUF6421 family protein has protein sequence MSLHAFPSLSRPGFAAVSTGSNPVDSEAWQALKQAATDLQQLQNKNGSVDAENHTAAEELIGTLAAAVVALAPAFEHDAEYLRLVVQDLQRWVADGLGEPDFLDSLLAFSPQLDRTDGLQHLVLFPMYTQNGSTNRFVEAVLIEVVWPEFIGELEAGEYSNKLFVPIRFLDFTPGYDTNSAVLFPESVAVRETPTFTWGAIFADREAARFRRVLRAAAEITSLQLPADAAALLDDQKLAQDTFVMWDLIHDRTHMRGDLPFDPFMIKQRMPYFLYSLEELRCDLTAFREAVKIEKDEDASPEARKHATLVQYAVIFDRIFRFAITGSRVRNYDGLGGQLLFAWMHQNHVLHWTDGKLSIDWEDVADVVVRLGANIEDLYWRSIDRPKTAHWFAAYDLVSATLTPNPASVWAKGPDALPLDGPPRGLTDQVLDDEFPLSMFYEALSKKMGPVIESTSGITGSSK, from the coding sequence ATGTCTCTTCACGCGTTCCCCTCGCTCTCCCGCCCCGGCTTCGCAGCAGTCAGCACAGGCAGCAACCCTGTGGACTCCGAGGCCTGGCAGGCGCTGAAACAGGCGGCCACCGATCTGCAGCAGCTGCAGAACAAGAACGGCTCTGTTGACGCCGAGAACCACACTGCAGCCGAAGAACTGATCGGCACCCTGGCCGCCGCCGTCGTCGCACTGGCCCCGGCCTTTGAACACGACGCCGAATACCTCCGCCTGGTGGTCCAGGACCTGCAGCGCTGGGTCGCCGACGGCCTGGGAGAACCGGACTTCCTGGATTCCCTGCTGGCCTTCTCGCCGCAGCTGGACCGCACCGACGGACTGCAGCACCTGGTGCTCTTCCCCATGTACACGCAGAACGGCTCCACCAACCGCTTCGTGGAGGCAGTGCTGATCGAGGTTGTCTGGCCGGAGTTCATCGGCGAGCTGGAGGCCGGCGAGTACTCCAACAAGCTCTTCGTGCCGATCCGCTTCCTGGACTTCACCCCCGGCTACGACACGAACTCCGCGGTGCTCTTCCCCGAATCCGTGGCCGTCCGTGAAACCCCCACGTTCACCTGGGGTGCCATCTTCGCCGACCGTGAGGCCGCCCGTTTCCGCCGGGTCCTGCGCGCCGCAGCGGAGATCACCTCGCTGCAGCTGCCCGCCGATGCCGCAGCCCTGCTCGATGACCAGAAGCTGGCACAGGACACCTTCGTCATGTGGGACCTGATCCACGACCGCACGCACATGCGCGGGGACCTGCCCTTCGATCCGTTCATGATCAAGCAGCGCATGCCGTACTTCCTCTACTCCCTGGAGGAACTGCGCTGCGACCTGACCGCCTTCCGCGAAGCCGTGAAGATCGAAAAAGACGAGGATGCTTCCCCGGAAGCGCGCAAGCATGCCACGCTGGTGCAGTACGCGGTGATCTTTGACCGGATCTTCCGGTTCGCCATTACGGGCAGCCGGGTGCGCAACTACGACGGCCTCGGCGGGCAGCTGCTGTTCGCCTGGATGCACCAGAACCACGTCCTGCACTGGACCGACGGCAAGCTGAGCATCGATTGGGAAGACGTGGCCGACGTCGTTGTCCGCCTGGGTGCGAACATCGAGGACCTGTACTGGCGCTCCATCGACCGGCCGAAGACCGCCCACTGGTTCGCTGCCTACGACCTCGTGTCCGCCACACTGACCCCCAACCCGGCCTCCGTCTGGGCCAAGGGTCCGGACGCACTGCCGCTGGACGGCCCGCCGCGCGGGCTCACGGACCAGGTGCTGGACGACGAGTTCCCGCTGTCCATGTTCTACGAAGCGCTGTCCAAGAAGATGGGCCCGGTCATCGAGTCCACCTCCGGAATCACAGGGAGTTCCAAGTAA
- a CDS encoding ice-binding family protein, which produces MSTASAHPTSLPSRTRVAGVVAGTGAALLTALCVVAGPSPAFAAEAPVGLGTAGSYSVLGGQTVTNIGPSQLNADLGVSPGAAIEGFPPGVHGGSVYAGNAQAAQAQADVVVAYDDAASRTPTESVTGDLVGRTLGPGVYNSAGPLALSGTLTLDAQGDPNAVFIFQAASSLITASASNVNLIGGAEACNVYWQVGSSATLGTQSSFTGTILALTSISATTNTVVEGRALARNGAVTLENNTFTAPNCAPAPAAPAPAATAPAVVPTAPAPLPTETAPSSETPVGPAVDAAEETSEGTNRGINIDSAASAGSTSAVSVAAAIVAAILAVFAGATVLMRQTSRRR; this is translated from the coding sequence GTGAGTACCGCCAGCGCACATCCAACATCCCTGCCGTCACGGACGCGGGTTGCCGGCGTCGTCGCCGGAACCGGGGCCGCTCTGCTCACCGCCCTTTGCGTCGTGGCTGGACCGTCACCGGCATTTGCCGCCGAGGCGCCAGTTGGTTTGGGTACCGCAGGCAGCTATTCAGTGCTCGGCGGGCAAACGGTCACCAACATCGGCCCAAGCCAGCTGAATGCTGATCTCGGGGTCAGCCCGGGCGCCGCTATCGAGGGTTTCCCGCCGGGTGTCCACGGAGGGTCGGTTTATGCCGGCAACGCCCAGGCAGCCCAGGCCCAGGCAGACGTCGTCGTTGCCTACGACGACGCGGCAAGCCGAACTCCCACGGAAAGTGTTACCGGAGACCTCGTGGGCCGCACTCTGGGTCCCGGCGTGTATAACTCGGCAGGGCCACTCGCTCTCAGCGGCACCTTGACCCTCGATGCTCAGGGCGACCCCAACGCCGTCTTTATCTTCCAGGCCGCGTCTTCGCTGATCACAGCCAGCGCCAGCAACGTTAACCTCATTGGCGGCGCCGAGGCCTGCAACGTCTACTGGCAGGTCGGCAGTTCGGCAACCCTGGGCACGCAGTCATCCTTCACGGGCACCATCCTCGCGCTGACCTCAATCTCGGCCACCACCAATACCGTCGTCGAGGGCAGGGCACTGGCGCGGAACGGCGCAGTCACCCTGGAGAACAACACCTTCACCGCACCCAATTGCGCCCCGGCTCCGGCCGCCCCGGCTCCGGCCGCGACTGCGCCTGCTGTAGTTCCGACCGCACCGGCGCCGCTTCCGACGGAGACCGCGCCGTCGTCGGAAACGCCCGTGGGTCCGGCGGTTGACGCTGCTGAAGAAACATCCGAAGGAACCAACCGGGGCATCAATATTGACTCGGCGGCATCCGCTGGATCA